The DNA region AAGAAAAGAAACGAGAATTATCACTACCATCATCTTTAGCAATTTTGCCCTCCCTTTAGGTGGAGATACTTCAGTATCAAATCATTCAAATTCTAAAGAGAACCTAAGTTAAGCGATTCAGAATAAAGCGCCCCACCTTTCATGTGAGTTAAGTTGTTGTTATATTTGTTTGTACAAGAACGAATACGACTATGCACAACCACCCAAAAGATGAAAAGCACTTCATAAAGAATATCGCAAAATCTCAGAATATCGCAAGTCACAGAATTGACCGGATCGAAGTTACAAACGATACACTGACAAGCAGAGCAGGATTTACGCCTTAACATAAGGAAACTGGATTTGTACCATTTCACAAAAATAACCCAAAACAGCATATCCGATAACATATAGCTGACTCCTGTCAAGATTATTAGGCTACGTATTAACCTCTACAACCCAAATAACCTTACATGAAAGGAGCCAGCTTTGGAATTATATGGGGGAATTGACCTTCAGGAAGCCCTGACAGCAGCGTTGCCGGAGGATCTTATCAATCTTCATTTTGATGGCTGAGCGCTGCTTCAGCTTTCCCCGGTTGAGCCGGGCATTGAGATCGTACGGCTCCGTCTGCAACAATGTTGAGGCCGAAGACAAGCTGTCTGAGATCAGGACGATGATCCTTGTTTAATAGTAGGAAAGTGGATTTTCCTCAATCTTATTAGCTGCTCACAAAGCAACCCATTCGTCCCAATAAACAACCGATTTCTGACAGGCGCAATCCTTTTTTGAGAGCATAATTCGTGTGCAGGCTGAATTAGCGGGTTAAGAAGTCGGATGGATACGGCTACTCGATGGGATCACCGGTGCCGATGGTAATATCCCTAAACGCCAGGTATTCCACTCTGTTTCGACCGGATGATTTAGCGCGATAGAGAGCGTTATCAGCACGCTGGATGGTGTCTGTCAACGGTTCTCCTCTGTGGTACTGGGAAATTCCGAGAGAGAGAGTCACGCAGATTCGCGTCTCGTCATGCCAGGTCTCCAGCTCTTCAACTGAAGTCCGAATTTTCTCACCAAGGGCGTTAGCTCCATTTACGCCAGTATCGGGAAGCAAAACGATGACTTCCTCACCACCCCAACGCGCCAGTATGTCCTGGTCTCGAACTCCACGCAGAAGTATCGATGCTATCTCTTGCAGTACGCGGTCACCCATGGCGTGGCCAAATTTATCGTTAACGCGCTTGAAATGATCCAGATCGATCATGATGATTGAGAAGGATCTGGCGGAACGTTCAGCGATGGAGACAACTAACCGGCTCAGTTCAAGGAAACCGCGGCGGTTGAGCATCCCGGTGAGAGGATCCGTGCGTGCAGAGGATTCCTCCTTTGCCAGGTGACTGTTAATAGCATGGGTGGCCATAAGAAAGAAAACAATGAAACCCAGCACCGGAAGAAAATTGGGAACATTGGCCAATCCCAGCTCATGTACGATGTCAGATACAAGACAGATCAGGAGCACCGCCAATCCCCACAGCACCCCCCTGGCATCGGCGTTTCCCTGACTGGCAGACTTAATAGCCTTGAACAGTGTAACAAGAAGCAATAATGCCACGATGATCATGACGGTATTCTGTGATATTCTCAGTACCGTAAGTGGCAGCAATATAAATTCCAGGCCTCGTATCAGTCTGGGTGGAGAGGTTTCCGCCAGGCTGAATACCAGTTCCAGGAGGCTTACTACGACCCCCGCCACACCTATGAGATTGAACATTACAACAATGGGATGCCCACCAGCTTCAGCTGCTTTCAGGAATATAGCTGTGAAATTGACTATCAGTGCAGAGAAAGCTACAGCAGCCAGCCACAGGTTGGCGAGTCGCTCTGGCCGATGTCGCCAGATATCCAGGCGGGCAGCAAAAAAAATGAGAAAGACTCCCGCACCGAGGCCATCCATGTACGCTTTCCACGTGGGGTTGAGCATGTATCACCTGTATCCCTTCTTGCTTTACGATTTTCTACGAACTCGTACGAGGAACCCTGAAATTCCACAAGATCACGAGTCTTCCTGGAGGGCATGTGCTCCCTCCGCAATCGCCTCCCGAACTCGGCTCCGTAGTGCGTTTTCTTCCCATATCCGGCACTGCATCGTAGCATATCCATCATCATGCGGCCGGTCAACGAAACCCCCGAGCGACAGCCTCCTTGTGACCCCTCCCGAAGCGCAGTTCCCCCGCCAGCCCGGGCGGCTCTCACCCACCCAACCTCGATCTCCGGGACATCGTCTTTCCAGGGAACGTAGTCTGCGCATGGTTCGCAGACCAGTTCCAGAGGCACAGGCGAAGGCCTGGGGTACAAGGATGCCGCCGGGAAAAACATCCCTGCGATCAAGGGCTTCATTTGCGACACTTAGTGAAATAAAAAAACTACAGGGATATTGAAATTCCGGCGAAGACCGGCCAGCTTAGTTCATCTCTCTGAGAGACAGCTGCTTCTATCGTATAGGTTCCTCCGGAGGTGTAGTTGTACTGCAGCCCTGCGAAGAATCCGCTTATTTCATCCTCACCCGGTACGTGCTGGTATCCCGCTGAAACACACAGGTCTGAATAATCAATTTTCAAGCCGCCTCCGAAGGAATCTGAGGTGGAAAATCCTGCCCTTCCCCCCGCAAAACAGGTGAATATGGATGCGAACGCATAGCTCACACCCGCGGAAACCTCGGTGGGCATGTTTTTCCTGATACCGTTCCAGGACGGCGCCTGCCCGATACCGGATATGACAATACCGGTTCTCATCCCTTCGGAAAATTCGGCCGCGAGACCGGCGCTGCAGGTGAGCCCGGTTCCCCCCTGTTCCCCGACATCTTCCCAGGAAATTCCGGCTGAGACCCCGCCTTTGAGCCAAGGGGTA from Candidatus Aegiribacteria sp. includes:
- a CDS encoding GGDEF domain-containing protein, with the protein product MDGLGAGVFLIFFAARLDIWRHRPERLANLWLAAVAFSALIVNFTAIFLKAAEAGGHPIVVMFNLIGVAGVVVSLLELVFSLAETSPPRLIRGLEFILLPLTVLRISQNTVMIIVALLLLVTLFKAIKSASQGNADARGVLWGLAVLLICLVSDIVHELGLANVPNFLPVLGFIVFFLMATHAINSHLAKEESSARTDPLTGMLNRRGFLELSRLVVSIAERSARSFSIIMIDLDHFKRVNDKFGHAMGDRVLQEIASILLRGVRDQDILARWGGEEVIVLLPDTGVNGANALGEKIRTSVEELETWHDETRICVTLSLGISQYHRGEPLTDTIQRADNALYRAKSSGRNRVEYLAFRDITIGTGDPIE